A window of the Salvelinus fontinalis isolate EN_2023a chromosome 14, ASM2944872v1, whole genome shotgun sequence genome harbors these coding sequences:
- the LOC129810834 gene encoding 40S ribosomal protein S27-like isoform X2, with translation MSLAKDLMHPTLVAERQRHKKKRLVQSPNSYFMDVKCPGCYRITTVFSHAQRVVPCGGCSFVLCQPRGGKCRLTEGCSFRRKQH, from the exons ATGTCG CTCGCTAAGGACCTAATGCACCCTACTTTGGTGGCTGAGAGGCAAAGACACAAGAAGAAGAGGTTGGTTCAGAGTCCCAACTCCTACTTCATGGATGTAAAATGCCCAG GCTGCTACAGGATCACCACAGTGTTCAGTCATGCCCAGAGAGTGGTGCCCTGTGGCGGCTGCTCCTTCGTCCTGTGCCAGCCCAGAGGGGGGAAATGTCGCCTCACTGAGG GCTGCTCATTCAGAAGAAAGCAACACTGA
- the LOC129810834 gene encoding 40S ribosomal protein S27-like isoform X1, which translates to MSLAKDLMHPTLVAERQRHKKKRLVQSPNSYFMDVKCPGCYRITTVFSHAQRVVPCGGCSFVLCQPRGGKCRLTEGKKLYSHIAQEPELIQ; encoded by the exons ATGTCG CTCGCTAAGGACCTAATGCACCCTACTTTGGTGGCTGAGAGGCAAAGACACAAGAAGAAGAGGTTGGTTCAGAGTCCCAACTCCTACTTCATGGATGTAAAATGCCCAG GCTGCTACAGGATCACCACAGTGTTCAGTCATGCCCAGAGAGTGGTGCCCTGTGGCGGCTGCTCCTTCGTCCTGTGCCAGCCCAGAGGGGGGAAATGTCGCCTCACTGAGGGTAAGAAGTTGTACAGTCACATTGCTCAAGAGCCTGAACTTATACAGTAG
- the LOC129810829 gene encoding ras-related protein Rab-8A produces the protein MAKSYDYLFKLLLIGDSGVGKTCVLFRFSEDAFNSTFISTIGIDFKIRTIELDGKKIKLQIWDTAGQERFRTITTAYYRGAMGIMLVFDITNEKSFENIKNWIRNIEEHASADVEKMVLGNKCDVNDKRQVSKDRGEKLALEYGIKFMETSAKANINVENAFMTLARDIKAKMDKKLEGNSPQGSSQGVKITEQPKKSSFFRCTLL, from the exons ATGGCGAAGTCTTACGATTACTTGTTCAAATTACTGTTAATCGGCGATTCTGGCGTCGGAAAGACTTGTGTGTTGTTCAGATTTTCAGAAGATGCGTTTAACTCAACGTTTATCTCGACAATAG GTATTGATTTCAAAATTAGAACAATAGAACTAGACGGGAAGAAGATCAAGCTACAGATATG GGACACAGCTGGCCAGGAGCGGTTTCGAACAATCACAACGGCATATTACAGAGGAGCCATG GGCATCATGTTAGTCTTCGACATCACCAACGAGAAGTCATTTGAAAACATCAAGAACTGGATAAGAAATATAGAGGAG CATGCCTCTGCAGATGTGGAGAAGATGGTGCTGGGCAACAAGTGTGACGTCAATGACAAGCGACAGGTGTCCAAAGACAGAGGGGAGAAG TTAGCGTTGGAGTACGGTATTAAGTTTATGGAGACCAGTGCAAAGGCCAACATCAACGTGGAGAAT GCATTTATGACCCTTGCCAGAGACATCAAGGCGAAAATGGACAAGAAACTG GAGGGCAACAGTCCTCAGGGCAGCAGTCAGGGGGTGAAGATCACAGAGCAGCCCAAGAAGAGCAGTTTCTTCCGCTGCACCCTCCTGTGA
- the LOC129810827 gene encoding hematopoietic SH2 domain-containing protein homolog has protein sequence MDGTQTHGRHDTLSWFTEFQLDCVIRNGVVPEWFHGIISRKVAEEMLLSNPTGYFLIRVSESRIGYTLSYRATDRCRHFMIDVLKDNHYIIVGEDMHHSSLQDLVNFHRRGPIMPFNELLTVACGQVSKDKTDYAELLFPKRPAMNPNHGVLPNNPPHMNSSTHLKVAEDIPPALPHRPSTLCDPAGPSPNTSKPPVSPNTPSPRLYPCLETELNTLSFQTPSMVGHTAKPAPLPRKMHVVTTAQPDQPPELPARGPALPQRKDKDQSSTTSKGPTEPRTVGTGRPQTRPNTHHQDPNSNQQKNQDVKSVVSNLTYFKRKFHKKRSASQEHMYAEVSVEDEQGQDQGKLTALEARDRDIDTAADNEYQMLPGEIDNGLPPITAVTAVRPTDSGLPPEYRTPPPFAPGY, from the exons ATGGATGGAACACAGACTCATGGAAGACATGACACCCTTTCCTGGTTCACTGAGTTCCAACTGGACTGTGTCATCAGGAATGGGGTAGTTCCAGAATGGTTCCATGGCATTATTTCCAGGAA GGTTGCTGAGGAAATGCTCCTGTCCAATCCCACAGGCTACTTCCTGATCCGTGTCAGTGAAAGCAGGATAGGATACACACTCTCCTATCG TGCCACTGATCGGTGCAGGCACTTCATGATCGATGTGCTGAAGGACAATCACTACATTATTGTAGGAGAGGACATGCATCACAGCTCACTGCAAGACCTGGTGAACTTTCACCGCAGGGGGCCTATCATGCCTTTCAATGAGCTGCTGACTGTAGCTTGTGGACAG GTATCAAAGGACAAGACTGATTATGCAGAACTGTTATTCCCCAAAAGACCAGCCATGAACCCTAATCATGGTGTGTTGCCAAATAACCCCCCACACATGAACAGTAGTACTCATCTGAAAGTAGCTGAGGACATTCCACCTGCCCTCCCACATCGTCCCAGCACACTGTGTGACCCTGCCGGCCCATCTCCAAACACTAGCAAACCACCTGTATCTCCAAACACCCCTTCTCCCAGACTCTACCCCTGCCTGGAGACTGAGTTAAACACACTGAGCTTCCAAACCCCAAGCATG GTAGGTCATACTGCTAAACCAGCGCCATTGCCCAGGAAGATGCATGTAGTCACCACGGCCCAGCCGGACCAACCTCCTGAATTACCTGCCAGAGGCCCTGCTCTACCACAGAGAAAGGACAAGGACCAGAGCAGCACAACATCTAAAGGTCCCACAGAACCCAGGACTGTGGGTACAGGCAGACCACAGACCCGACCAAACACACACCACCAGGACCCAAACTCCAACCAACAGAAGAATCAAGATGTAAAGTCAGTGGTCAGCAACCTGACCTACTTCAAGAGGAAGTTCCATAAGAAGAGAAGTGCCTCTCAGGAGCACATGTATGCAGAGGTTAGTGTGGAGGATGAGCAGGGGCAAGACCAGGGGAAACTCACAGCCCTGGAGGCTAGAGATAGGGATATTGATACAGCTGCTGATAACGAGTATCAGATGctaccaggagagattgacaatGGCCTTCCACCCATCACTGCTGTCACCGCTGTTAGACCCACGGACAGTGGGTTACCTCCAGAGTATCGGACCCCTCCTCCTTTTGCCCCTGGATACTAA